One genomic region from Paroceanicella profunda encodes:
- a CDS encoding LysR family transcriptional regulator produces the protein MRHSDLEAFLAVARAGSFRVAARERGVTGSAMSQTIRALEESLEVRLFNRTTRSVVLTEAGDLLMKRLSPALAEIRSSIEEVRSMKGQPTGRVRVNAPAPALDWLIVPHMVRFLDTYPGITLEIIEDAKDVDIVAEGYDVGIRLGLEMAQDMVAVPLGPEQDYAVVGSPTFVDRYGIPRSPQHLREFDCTRIRFPSGTIFAWRFRDGDQEITFTPEGRLTVNNARHAVAAAIGGAGLARVALPYAQEALTDGRLVRLLSDFSPRLPAWHLYYPSRRHKPPALEAFLDFFSKAGREMES, from the coding sequence ATGCGCCATTCCGATCTCGAGGCCTTTCTCGCCGTTGCCCGTGCCGGCAGCTTCCGGGTCGCCGCACGCGAGCGCGGCGTGACCGGATCGGCCATGAGCCAGACGATCCGCGCATTGGAAGAATCGTTGGAGGTCCGGCTCTTTAATCGGACCACGCGCAGCGTCGTACTAACCGAAGCGGGCGATCTGCTGATGAAACGGCTATCGCCGGCCTTAGCGGAGATCCGATCCAGCATTGAGGAAGTGCGCTCAATGAAGGGGCAGCCGACGGGCCGGGTCCGCGTCAATGCACCGGCACCGGCGCTGGACTGGCTGATCGTGCCTCACATGGTTCGGTTTCTTGACACTTATCCGGGGATCACTCTCGAGATCATCGAGGATGCGAAGGACGTGGACATAGTGGCCGAAGGCTATGACGTCGGTATCCGGCTCGGACTTGAAATGGCGCAGGATATGGTCGCCGTTCCTCTGGGGCCGGAGCAAGACTATGCGGTCGTGGGTTCTCCGACATTCGTCGATCGGTACGGCATTCCGCGATCACCGCAGCATCTGAGAGAGTTCGACTGTACCCGGATCCGCTTCCCCAGCGGCACGATCTTCGCATGGCGCTTCCGCGACGGAGACCAGGAGATCACCTTCACGCCCGAGGGAAGGCTCACAGTGAACAACGCGCGCCATGCCGTTGCGGCGGCTATCGGCGGAGCCGGGCTGGCTCGCGTGGCGCTACCCTACGCGCAGGAGGCCCTTACGGACGGCCGTCTGGTCAGGTTGCTGTCTGATTTTTCACCCCGGCTCCCTGCATGGCATCTCTATTACCCGAGCCGTCGGCACAAACCCCCGGCGCTTGAGGCTTTTTTGGATTTCTTTTCGAAGGCGGGCCGTGAGATGGAGTCTTGA